The Schistocerca piceifrons isolate TAMUIC-IGC-003096 chromosome 5, iqSchPice1.1, whole genome shotgun sequence genome has a segment encoding these proteins:
- the LOC124797824 gene encoding uncharacterized protein LOC124797824: MHTRKSVSLLLLLVAVESFTALPISDSETSTVEEEVSSSADTVDKATGKVGVDSEDATPVPATLPVEDISNPSPTEGSDDSPVAVDDSTEDGSAGASVDAAATVFSSATVDDKGTTAETPETTQLDTASEVVVIEVVEDILEEETKPPSDMEGAETMIFRPMFAYYPGEFQ; the protein is encoded by the exons ATGCATACTAGGAAG aGCGTTTCCCTATTGCTGCTACTCGTTGCGGTGGAGTCCTTCACAGCACTGCCTATTTCTGACTCTGAAACTTCAACGGTGGAAGAGGAGGTCAGTTCATCAGCTGACACTGTGGACAAAGCTACTGGAAAAGTTGGTGTCGATAGTGAGGACGCAACACCAGTCCCAGCGACGTTGCCGGTGGAGGACATTAGCAACCCATCACCAACTGAAGGCAGCGACGATTCTCCAGTAGCTGTGGACGACTCCACTGAAGACGGGTCAGCTGGGGCCAGTGTAGATGCAGCTGCTACTGTCTTCAGTTCTGCAACAGTGGACGACAAGGGCACGACTGCGGAGACACCGGAAACAACCCAGCTCGACACTGCCTCAGAGGTGGTCGTCATTGAAGTGGTGGAGGACATTCTAGAGGAGGAAACCAAACCACCGTCTGACATGGAGGGTGCTGAGACCATGATATTCAGGCCCATGTTTGCATACTACCCAGGCGAGTTCCAATAG